One Mycolicibacterium parafortuitum DNA segment encodes these proteins:
- a CDS encoding acyl-CoA carboxylase subunit beta, translated as MRLKSTVDLRSPAYTEAADAMAVKLAELDSEHAKALAGGGEKYVARHHARGKMTARERIEALLDPDSPFLELSPLAAWGTDFTVGASVVTGIGVVEGVECLLVANDPTVKGGTSNPWTLRKILRANQIAFQNRLPVISLVESGGADLPTQKEIFIPGGQMFRDLTRLSAAGIPTIALVFGNSTAGGAYIPGMSDHVVMIRERSKVFLAGPPLVKMATGEESDDESLGGAEMHSRTSGLGDYLAVDELDALRIGRRIVARLNWRKQGPAPGSFDPPVFDEDELIGIVPPDLRIPFDPREVIARIVDGSDFDEFKPLYGGSLVTGWANLHGYPLGILANARGVLFSEESQKATQFIQLANRSDTPLLFLHNTTGYMVGRAYEERGMVKHGSMMINAVSNSTVPHISLLIGASYGAGHYGMCGRAYDPRFLFAWPSAKSAVMGGTQLAGVLSIVNRAATEARGGQVDEAADAALRAAVEAQIEAESLPMFLSGRLYDDGVIDPRDTRTVLGMCLSAIASGPIEGTSNFGVFRM; from the coding sequence ATGAGGCTCAAGTCGACTGTCGACCTCCGCTCCCCCGCCTATACCGAGGCGGCCGATGCGATGGCGGTCAAACTCGCCGAGCTGGACTCCGAGCACGCGAAGGCGTTGGCAGGCGGCGGTGAGAAGTACGTCGCCCGACACCACGCGCGCGGCAAGATGACCGCCAGGGAGCGGATCGAGGCGCTGCTCGACCCGGATTCGCCGTTCCTGGAACTCAGCCCGCTCGCGGCGTGGGGCACCGACTTCACCGTCGGCGCCAGCGTGGTGACCGGCATCGGCGTCGTCGAAGGCGTCGAATGCCTGCTCGTCGCCAACGACCCGACCGTCAAGGGCGGTACCAGCAACCCGTGGACATTACGGAAGATCCTGCGCGCGAACCAGATCGCGTTCCAGAACCGGCTGCCGGTGATCTCGCTGGTGGAATCCGGCGGGGCCGACCTGCCGACACAGAAGGAGATCTTCATCCCGGGCGGGCAGATGTTCCGCGATCTGACCCGGCTCTCGGCGGCCGGCATCCCGACCATCGCGCTGGTGTTCGGTAATTCGACCGCGGGCGGCGCCTACATCCCTGGCATGTCCGATCACGTCGTGATGATCAGAGAACGCTCGAAGGTGTTCCTTGCCGGCCCGCCGCTGGTGAAGATGGCCACCGGCGAGGAATCCGACGACGAGTCACTCGGCGGTGCCGAGATGCACTCCCGCACATCGGGTCTCGGTGATTACCTCGCCGTCGACGAGCTCGACGCGCTGCGCATCGGACGCCGCATCGTGGCCCGGCTCAACTGGCGCAAACAGGGCCCGGCTCCTGGGTCTTTCGACCCGCCGGTGTTCGACGAGGACGAGTTGATCGGCATCGTGCCACCGGATCTGAGGATCCCGTTCGATCCGCGGGAGGTGATCGCGCGGATCGTCGACGGATCGGACTTCGACGAGTTCAAGCCGCTTTACGGCGGCTCGCTGGTGACCGGGTGGGCCAACCTGCACGGCTATCCGCTGGGAATCCTGGCCAATGCGCGTGGGGTGCTGTTCAGCGAGGAGTCCCAGAAGGCCACCCAGTTCATCCAGCTCGCCAACCGCTCCGACACCCCGTTGTTGTTCCTGCACAACACCACCGGCTACATGGTGGGCAGGGCCTACGAGGAGCGCGGCATGGTCAAGCACGGCTCGATGATGATCAACGCGGTGTCCAATTCGACCGTGCCGCACATCTCGCTGCTCATCGGGGCCTCCTACGGCGCCGGGCATTACGGCATGTGCGGACGCGCCTACGACCCGCGGTTCCTGTTCGCCTGGCCCAGCGCGAAATCCGCAGTGATGGGCGGGACCCAGCTCGCCGGGGTGCTGTCCATCGTCAACCGCGCGGCCACCGAGGCCCGCGGCGGGCAGGTCGACGAGGCCGCCGATGCGGCGCTGCGGGCCGCGGTCGAGGCGCAGATCGAGGCCGAGTCGCTACCGATGTTCCTGTCCGGGCGGCTCTACGACGACGGCGTGATCGACCCCCGCGACACCCGCACCGTGCTGGGGATGTGCCTGTCCGCCATCGCCAGCGGCCCGATCGAGGGGACGTCGAACTTCGGCGTCTTCCGGATGTGA
- a CDS encoding acyl-CoA dehydrogenase family protein: MSIWTTPERDALRKTVRAFVEREVVPHVDEWERSGELPRALHRSAARAGLLGAGFPEAVGGDGGDGADAVIICEEMHQSGAPGGVFASLFTSGIAVPHMIASGDEHLIDTYVRPTLRGEKIGSLAITEPGGGSDVGHLTTRAVRDGDDYILNGAKTYITSGVRADYVVTAARTGAPGADGISLIVVDKGTPGFEVTRKLDKMGWRSSDTAELSYTDVRVPAANLVGAEDTGFLQIAAAFVSERVGLAAQAYSSAQRCLDLTVDWCRNRETFGRPLLSRQSVQNTLAEMARRIDVARVYTRHVVERQLAGAAPAATSGPEAAPAATSGPGAAAAATSGPGETNLIAEVCFAKNTAVEAGEWVAHQAVQLFGGMGYMAESEVERQYRDMRILGIGGGTTEILTSLAAKTLGYHA; this comes from the coding sequence ATGAGCATCTGGACCACCCCCGAGCGGGACGCGCTGCGAAAAACGGTGCGGGCATTCGTCGAACGCGAGGTGGTACCGCACGTCGACGAGTGGGAGCGCTCCGGCGAGTTGCCCCGCGCGCTGCACCGCAGCGCGGCGCGGGCCGGACTGCTCGGCGCCGGGTTCCCGGAAGCCGTCGGCGGTGACGGCGGTGACGGCGCCGACGCGGTGATCATCTGCGAGGAGATGCACCAGTCCGGCGCCCCGGGCGGGGTTTTCGCATCGTTGTTCACCTCAGGGATCGCGGTGCCGCACATGATCGCCTCCGGTGACGAACACCTGATCGACACCTATGTCCGTCCGACGCTGCGCGGCGAGAAGATCGGCTCGCTGGCCATCACCGAACCCGGCGGCGGATCCGACGTCGGGCACCTGACCACGCGCGCGGTCCGCGACGGTGACGACTACATCCTCAACGGCGCGAAGACCTACATCACCTCCGGTGTGCGCGCCGACTACGTCGTCACCGCGGCGCGCACGGGAGCCCCTGGGGCCGACGGGATTTCGCTGATCGTCGTGGACAAGGGCACACCCGGCTTCGAGGTGACGCGCAAGCTCGACAAGATGGGCTGGCGGTCCTCGGATACCGCCGAACTGTCCTACACCGACGTGCGGGTTCCGGCCGCCAACCTGGTGGGCGCCGAGGACACCGGCTTTCTGCAGATCGCGGCCGCGTTCGTCTCCGAACGTGTCGGCCTTGCCGCGCAGGCATATTCGAGTGCCCAACGCTGCCTGGACCTGACCGTCGACTGGTGCCGCAACCGTGAAACCTTCGGCAGGCCGCTGCTCAGCCGGCAGTCGGTGCAGAACACCCTCGCCGAGATGGCGCGCCGCATCGACGTGGCCCGGGTCTACACCCGACACGTCGTCGAGCGGCAGCTCGCCGGAGCCGCCCCGGCGGCGACATCCGGCCCCGAAGCCGCCCCGGCGGCGACATCAGGCCCCGGAGCCGCTGCGGCGGCGACATCAGGCCCCGGTGAGACGAATCTGATCGCCGAGGTCTGCTTCGCCAAGAACACCGCCGTCGAGGCCGGTGAGTGGGTGGCGCACCAGGCGGTGCAGCTGTTCGGCGGTATGGGCTACATGGCCGAGTCCGAGGTCGAGCGCCAGTACCGCGATATGCGCATCCTGGGAATCGGCGGCGGAACCACCGAGATCCTCACCTCGCTGGCCGCCAAGACGTTGGGATATCACGCATGA
- a CDS encoding acyclic terpene utilization AtuA family protein, with product MNSGRSGAPLHTPARIGNCSGFYGDRLAAMREMLTDGGLDYLTGDYLAELTMLILGRDRMKNADRGYARTFLRQLEDCLGLAKDRGVRIVTNAGGLNPAGLADAVRALAGRLGIAVAVAHVEGDDLLPRAGELGLGAPLTANAYLGAWGIVECLAAGADIVVTGRVTDASVTVGAAAAHFGWDRTDYDRIAGAVAAGHVIECGTQATGGNYSFFARDFPDLGALAHPGFPIAEIHRDGSSVITKHDGTGGAVTRDTVTAQLLYEIAGARYANPDATLRVDSITLSADGADRVRISGVKGEPPPPALKVSLNSLGGFRNEMTFVLTGLDIDAKAELVRHQLESGLPVRPAEVDWSLARTDHPDADTEQTASALLRCVVRDPDPNTVGRQFSSAAVELALASYPGFTTTAPPGDGQVYGVFTAAYVPAHEVTHVAVLPAGGRVTVDAASETLELAPVPEPDVPLPGDPRTTRRVPLGAIAGARSGDKGGSANVGVWVRDPAQWPWLAHTLTVDKLRDLLPEAAGLPVTRHVLPNLRALNFVIDGILGEGVAYQARFDPQAKGLGEWLRSRYVDIPEELLE from the coding sequence GTGAACTCCGGGCGCTCCGGCGCCCCGCTCCACACCCCCGCGCGCATCGGCAACTGCTCGGGCTTCTACGGGGACCGCTTGGCCGCCATGCGCGAGATGCTCACCGACGGCGGGCTGGACTACCTCACCGGCGACTACCTCGCCGAGCTCACCATGCTCATCCTCGGCCGGGACCGGATGAAGAATGCGGACCGCGGCTACGCCAGGACGTTCCTGCGCCAGCTCGAAGACTGCCTCGGCTTGGCCAAGGACCGCGGGGTCCGCATCGTCACCAACGCCGGCGGGCTCAACCCCGCCGGCCTGGCCGACGCCGTCCGCGCGCTGGCCGGCCGGTTGGGCATCGCCGTGGCGGTCGCCCACGTCGAGGGCGATGACCTGCTGCCGAGGGCCGGCGAGCTCGGCCTGGGGGCACCCCTGACCGCGAACGCGTACCTGGGCGCGTGGGGCATCGTCGAATGCCTCGCCGCAGGCGCCGACATCGTCGTCACCGGCCGGGTCACCGACGCGTCCGTGACCGTCGGCGCGGCGGCCGCGCACTTCGGCTGGGACAGAACCGATTACGACCGCATCGCCGGTGCGGTGGCAGCCGGTCACGTGATCGAGTGCGGCACGCAGGCCACCGGAGGCAACTACTCCTTCTTCGCGCGCGACTTCCCCGACCTCGGCGCGCTGGCCCACCCCGGCTTCCCGATCGCCGAGATCCACCGCGACGGGTCCTCGGTGATCACCAAGCACGACGGGACCGGCGGCGCGGTCACCCGCGACACCGTCACCGCCCAGCTGCTCTACGAGATCGCCGGCGCCCGCTACGCGAACCCGGACGCGACCCTTCGGGTCGACAGCATCACGCTGTCAGCCGACGGTGCCGACCGTGTCCGGATCAGCGGGGTCAAAGGCGAGCCGCCACCCCCGGCGCTGAAGGTGTCGCTGAACAGCCTCGGCGGCTTCCGCAACGAGATGACGTTCGTGCTGACCGGGCTCGACATCGACGCCAAGGCCGAGCTCGTGCGTCACCAGCTCGAATCCGGTTTGCCGGTGCGGCCGGCCGAGGTCGACTGGTCGTTGGCGCGCACCGACCACCCAGACGCCGACACCGAGCAGACCGCGAGCGCGCTGCTGCGCTGCGTGGTCCGCGATCCCGATCCGAACACCGTCGGACGACAGTTCTCGTCCGCCGCGGTCGAACTCGCACTGGCCAGCTATCCCGGGTTCACGACGACTGCTCCCCCAGGCGACGGACAGGTCTACGGCGTGTTCACCGCCGCGTACGTGCCTGCCCACGAGGTCACGCATGTCGCGGTCCTCCCAGCCGGGGGCCGCGTCACCGTCGACGCCGCGTCCGAGACCTTGGAGCTCGCGCCGGTGCCGGAACCGGACGTCCCGCTCCCCGGCGACCCGAGAACGACGCGCCGGGTCCCGCTCGGCGCCATCGCCGGTGCCCGCAGCGGCGACAAGGGCGGCAGCGCGAACGTCGGGGTCTGGGTGCGCGATCCCGCGCAATGGCCATGGCTGGCCCACACCCTGACCGTGGACAAGCTGCGTGACCTGTTGCCCGAAGCCGCGGGCCTGCCGGTCACCCGCCATGTGCTGCCGAACCTGCGGGCGCTGAACTTCGTGATCGACGGGATCCTCGGTGAGGGCGTGGCCTACCAGGCCCGGTTCGACCCGCAGGCCAAGGGGCTCGGCGAATGGCTGCGGAGCCGGTATGTCGACATTCCCGAGGAGCTACTCGAATGA
- the rpmF gene encoding 50S ribosomal protein L32: MAVPKRRMSRANTRSRRAQWKAEAANLVTVTVAGQPRKVPRRLLKAARLGLIDLDRR; this comes from the coding sequence ATGGCTGTGCCGAAGCGCAGGATGTCGCGCGCGAACACCCGTAGCCGGCGCGCGCAGTGGAAGGCGGAGGCCGCCAACCTGGTGACCGTGACTGTCGCAGGTCAGCCGCGCAAGGTGCCTCGTCGCCTGCTCAAGGCCGCCCGTCTGGGCCTGATCGACCTCGATCGCCGCTGA